The region TGGCCATTTTGACATTGGCCAGTTCCACGCCGGTCTGATCGGCCTTGACCCGGACCTTGACGTTGTAATCAATAACCCGTTTTACTGGTACTAGGATTTTCATCAGCGGTTACTCCTTTCGCTGTAAAATTCATTGCCTCAGGCGTTCAGGCCCGGTTTCCACAGGACATCGCTTCCATCCTGCTTGTTGATATACCGGGCGAGAACAAAAAGATGATCTGACAAACGGTTGATAAACTGCATGGCAGGTTCCCCCACCGCTTCCTGTGTTGCCAGCAGTGTCATTTCACGCTCGGCCCGGCGCGTCTGCGCCCGGGCCAGATGGATATGGGCCGCCGCCGGGCTGCCCCCTGGCAGAACAAAGGAATTGAGTGGCTCGAGTTCGGCGTTCATGGCGTCGATCTCGCTTTCCAGCCGCTTGACCTGGCTCTCGCTGATGCGGAGGTCGTGCTTGCCGGGGGTGTCGGTGATCGGGGTGGCGAGATCCGCCCCGAGATCAAAGAGATCGTTCTGGATCCGCGCCAGCATGTCGTCAAAGCGCCGGTCTTCAAGCGCGCCGGTGTGAAGCCGGCATATTCCAAGGATGGAATTGACCTCATCCACCGCACCGAAGGCCGATGGCCGAAGCGAATGCTTGGAGACACGATGCCCGTTGACCAGACTCGTTTCCCCATCATCACCAGTGCGGGTGTAGATTTTATTCAGTTTGACCATAATTCCTGAATACCTCTTGACTGGATATCTGCTGGCTGGTTTCCACTGGGCTTCAGTCGCCTGTTCCAAGCAGCAGGAGCACCACGAAAATCACCAGCGCGATCGCCTGAAGCACGACACGCCAGCGCATGATCGTGTTGGACCAGCGCACGTTGTATTCCCCGCCGCGTGCCATGGTGCCTATGCCCCAGAACAGCACCCCAAGAACGGAGAGCATCGCGATGATCAGGAGAATGTACTGCCAGGCCATTGGCATGTCCTCTTCTTGTATGACTTGTTATCATAGGCCGTCTATGTTCACATGAAGCGGCGTAAATTGTCGCATCGTGCTGTCTTCTTAGCCTATTGACGCCGGAACTTCAACGCCGCGCCGCCGTGCCGCCGAGACCATCGTGTTGCGCAGAAGACAGGCGATGGTCATCGGGCCGACGCCGCCGGGCACCGGGGTGATGGCGCCGGCCTTTGCCGTGGCCGTCCCAAACTCGACATCACCGGTTAGGCGATGCTTGCCCTCGCCACGTTCCGGGGCGGGAACCCGGTTGATGCCCACATCGATGACCACCGCGCCGTCGCCGATCCAGTCACCGGTGATCATTTCCGGTCGGCCTACCGCCGCCACCACGATATCGGCCGCGCGGCAGATATCGGGCAGATTCTTTGTCCGGGAATGGGCTATCGTCACCGTGCAGCTTTCCGCCAGCAGCAACTGGGCCATGGGTTTGCCGACGATATTCGAGCGGCCAACAACCACCGCAGACCTGCCGCTGAGCTCGCCGCCGAAATGATCCCTGAGGAGCATCAGGCAGCCATAGGGCGTGCAGGGAACATGCGAAGGAAGCCCCACCGAAAGGCGGCCGACATTGATGACGTGGAAGCCATCGACATCCTTGTCGGGATCAATCGCGTTGATCACGGCATCGGCATTGATCTGGCGGGGCAAAGGCAACTGGACAAGGATACCGTCAATCTCGTCGTCCTGATTGAGGGAATGGATAAGTTCAAGCAGTTCTTCCTGGCTGGTGGAGGCATCGAGGCGGTGTTCGATCGAGCGCATGCCGGAGGCTTCGGTTGTTCTGATCTTGTTGCGCACATAAACCTGACTGGCCGGATCCTCGCCAACCAGCACCACGGCCAATCCGGGCCGGGGATGACCGGCGGACGTGAAATCGGCCACCGCTTCAGCGATGCGTCCGGTCAGTTTTTCGGCGAAAGCCTTGCCGTCAATGATTTTAGCGCTACTCATCTTCAACTCCATCAAGGTTTAAAGCATAGTCCTCAAAGATCGGCCGCCGGTCTTTTCTTGATCGCCGCTTATTGCGTTCGATGCGACATCCTGAAGGCCCATCCCCGCTCAGGTCAGGAGAGAGATAAGGGCCGACCGGATCAGCGGGGCGATCAGAAACTCGACCACGATCAGCGCAACAACAGGCGAGAGATCAAGCCCGCCCAGATTTGGAATAAGCCGATACTGCCAGCGGCGGATCGGCTCAAGGATCGGGTCATGCAACGCCGACAGGGCCTGCATGATCATGCGAACGAAAGGCTGATAGGGATTGATGATGCGGAAGGCGATCAGCCAGCTTGAAAGTACATATGCCAGCATCGTCCAGACATAGAGACTGACCAGCAGATTGACCAGATTGAGAAGGTTGATAATCATCTGTCACGCCATCGATTAAAAGAGGCCTGATCATAAACTCGCCCCGGCGTGATGTATAGGCCCAAATCAAGGCCGGATTGCCGGATTGAATGAGGCCGGCGGCTTGACCTTTGGCAGATCCGCGCAATTTAAAGAAGTGCTTTTTGTTCAAAAGGAGAAGGGGGCTTTCGATGCCGCGTTTCATCTTGATTTTCATCGCCGTCTTGATGCTGACCATGGAGGTCAGGGCGGCTCAAGACCTCATCACGCCGGACCCGTCCATCACGCCGGATCAGGTGGTGGCGATCCAGCTTCTTGCCCTCAAGGAGAACGACACCCCCGAGCCGGATCACGGTATCCGGCAGACCTGGGCTTTTGCGCATCCCGCAAACAGGGTGGTGACCGGCCCGCTCCCCAGATTTGCCTCCATGATCAAAGGCGCCAACTACAGGGATCTGATCAATCACCGCAGCCATACGATCACGCTCAAATACAAGACCGAAGACCGGGCGCAGTTCGACGTGCTGATGGAAGATGAAAAAGGCCGGGTGCTATCGTTTATCTGGGTGGTCAAGAAAGCCCGGCAAGCCCCTTTTGACAACTGCTGGATGACCTCGGCAGTTACTGCCCCGACCCTTGCGGGTCAGGGCAGTTGATCGTATCGCCTGGCAAAAGGGGGAGGAAAAGCCAGAGCGATTGATATGTCCGGTGATGTTCATCACCAGACAGGCACCCCTTGATCAAGCGGCGGTCTTGCCTTCGTTCTTGACAAAGTCACGGGCAAAGCGCCGGATGTCGACACGGTTGACGCCAATGTCTTCAAGGGTACGATCATCGAGCTGTTCAAGCGAGCTCACGATGCCGCTGATCTTGATCCAGTGATAGATGTTCACAGCAAAGCTCATGGGCTTGATCTTGCTGGCATTGTCGTTGGACGCAACCAGCGAACGGTTGAGGATGTTCTTGGCCATTTTTGGCTCCTGAATTCAATGTTGATGAGAATGTATATGGCCCCTATACGCCCGTTTTTCACGGTGAAAAAGATCGAAAATACGGGTGCAGGAAAGGGGTTGGGGAGGCGAGCAAGAAAGCGATGTTTTAAAGAGGTTTTTGGAATTTTTAGTACGTTTGTGACCTGCTCTGCGCAACAGGATTGCGCGGCGGCCTCATGCCTGCGTCACCCCGCCACAGCAGCGTGAGCCTCGCTTTCGCTCTTGTGTTACGCAATATCTTGTGGCCGGGCATCAGGCTTTGGACGCTTCCCTCTGGACATGCGAATCAATCCCCTTAGATCAAGGATGCGACCCCGGGTGCAAGATGAACAGAGGAAATCATGCCCATCCGTATTGAACCGCCCATTCGTATCGAACCGAAGGAATTTCATTCCCGCGAGGCACTGGCTGATCATGTCGCGGCGATTACGCCTGGCATCACCCGGACGCAAACAAGCCCGATTGCAGGACATCAGATGGTGCTGAAGGCGCGGCTTGATGCGCTTGATCCGGCAGGATATGGCCGCAGCCGAAATTTTTTTGATGGCAAGGTCAGCCGTCTTTCCTGTTTTATCCGGCATGGCATGATATCGCTCAACCAGGTGCGCAACCTCGCGCTTGACCGGGTCGGCAAGCCGGATGAGGCGGAAAAGTTCATTCAGGAACTCGCCTGGCGGGATTACTGGCGCCGCGTCCAGCAGGCGCATCCTGACTGGATCTGGCATGATGTCGAAGCCTATAAAACCGGCTATACCCCTGCCGATTATGCCGATCATCTCGATGACGATATCCGGGAGGGACGGAGCGGGGTTGCGGCGATTGATGATATCATCACGCTGTTGAAAACCACGGGCTATATCCACAACCATGCGCGCATGTATCTGGCCGCCTATATCGTGCATTGGCGGCGGATCAAATGGCAGGCTGGCGCCCGGTTCATGCTGGAATATCTCCTGGATGCGGATATGGCCTCGAACAATCTCTCCTGGCAATGGATCGCCAGCACCTTTTCCCGCAAGCCCTATATTTTCAACCTTGAGAACATGCGCAGATACGCCGGCAACCAGATCAATACAAGCGAGGATCAGAACAGGCCGCTTGACGCCAGTTATGATGAGTTGACGGCGCGGCTCTTCCCGCATATCGGGGAGGCGGAAGATGCCTGATATCAGGTGGATACATGATGAGGCTTTGCGGGCCGATCACCCGGTTTTCACCAATGGGGATGAGGATTGCCGCTCGGTCTTTATCTGGGATGAGGCCTATTTCAAGGCCATGCATTATGGATTTGCGCGTCTTGTCTTTGTCTATGAGGCGTTAGGCGAGTTGCCGGTGGATATCGTCAAAGGGGATACGGTCACCATCCTGACGGAACTCGCCACAGAGAATGGCCGGATCATCACCGCTGATACCCCGAGCCGGGAGCTGCTCCGGCGGATCGAGGCACTGCGGCAGATCATGCCGGTGAAACTTGTTCGTGAGGAGGATTTCGTCCGGTTCAATTCCCCGCCGGATCTGCGGCGGTTTTTCCGCTACTGGAACAAGGCCCGCAAATCTGCCATGCAATTTGGCGGCGGTATGCCAGACCTTTTTGACTGATCAGTGATTTCGAGGTGCAAGATGACCAGTTCCACCATGCCAAGATGCGCCATCATCGGTGCCGGTCTAGCCGGGGTTACATTGGCCCGGAGCCTTGAAGGGCTGGCCCGGGTCCGGATCTTCGAGAAATCACGGGGCCTCGGCGGGCGTATGTCCACCCGACGTCACGACGTCTTCACCTTCGATCATGGGGCGCAGTATTTCACGGTGAAGGGAGAAGGTTTTCGCAAATTCCTTGAGCCGTATTTCCGTGATGGCACGGTCCGGCCTTGGCAGACAAGATTTGTCAGGATGGATGCGGATGGAAATCTTTCAGATCGCGCGATGACGTCAACGCCGTGGGTGGCCTGCCCGGGGATGACCGGTCTTGTCAAGGCCATGGCATCAAGGCTGGACTGCCGGCATGAAATCACCATAAGCCGTATCAGAAAAAAAGGCGGCTTGTGGCAGTTGCTTGATGCAGAAGGGATGGTGCAAGGGGAGGCGGAATGGGTGATAACGGCCATCCCGGCACGGCAGGCAAGCGGCCTCCTGCCAGAGGAATTTCAAGGCAGATCCGCGCTTGAGCAAGTCCGGATGCTGGGATGTTTCAGCCTGATGCTGGGGTTTGAAACGCCGCTGCCGCTGGATTTTGGTGCCTGCTTTGTTGAAGACCAGCCGGTTGGATTTATGGCCGAGAACGGGACCAAACCTGGTGGCGAGCCTATGGGTTCGCTCACGGTTCAGGCCAGAAACGCCTGGGCGGAAGACATGCTGGAGGCACCGGAGGAAGCGGCTGCGATCATGGCGGAATGGCTAAAGGAAAGGGTTGATATCCGGGTCAAGGATGCCGCCTGCAAGCGGTTTCACCGCTGGCGCTATGCCAGCGTCGACACACCGCTTGGTGCTGCATTTCTTCTGGATGAAGATCTTGGTCTTGGGGCCATCGGGGACTGGTGCATCCGGGGGCGGGTTGAATCCGCCTATGACAGTGCCGCCGCTCTCGGCGCAAGGATGAAAGAGATGCTGGACTGATGAGATCAAGGGGTATCAGTCGGTGATTTTCTCTGGCGCCGGATGATATCTCGAGCCGGTTTTCCTGCAGCGTTCGGAGCAGAAGCGGATATGTTCCCAGTCGCGCGCCCATTTCCGTCGCCAGGTGAAATCCAGCCCACAGGCAAGGCAGGTTTTACGGGGCAGATCCGCCTTTTTGCGCATTTTTGCCATGGGAGACAAGCTCTTGCTGTTGACCGGCCGGGGAGGCATCCTATGATGATAGACCTAACCTTAATCACGAACGGATCAAGACCATGAAATCAGCAAAGGATTTTCTTGCCGAAGCCAATGCGGTCGTGCCCCGCATCTCCGGCGAGGAGGCGATGGGCCATTACGGCAAGGATGAATCTGTCTTTATCGATGTCCGGGACAGCCAGGATATCGCCAAGACAGGAACGATCAGGGGAGCGCTGCGTATCCCCCGCGGGTTCATCGAATTCGCCGCCGATGACACAACCCCCTTTCACCAGGAAGCGCTGAGCCGTGACAGGGAAATCTATCTTGTCTGTGCGGCTGGTGGCCAGGCGGCGCTCGCCGGCAAGACACTTGTCGATATGGGCTACAGCAAGGTGACGAATATCGGCGGTATCGGCGAGTGGAAAGAGGCCGGCGGCGCGATGGATGATGCCTGATGCATGTCGTTATCTTTGAATTCACGCCGCATGAAGGAGCTGCTACGGACCGGTATTTCGAACTTGCCGGAGACCTGAGATCGGAAATAGAAAAACAGCCCGGTTTCATCTCTGTTCAGCGATTTGAGCATGTGCAGGAAAAAGGGCGTTTCGTCAGCATTTCCACCTGGGAAAGCGAGGCGGCTATCCGTGACTGGAAAGCCAATCTCACCCACCAGAAGGCCCAGAACGAGGGCAAGACAACACTGTTCAAGGACTACCGGATCCGGGTTGCGGAAGTCATTCGGGACTATACCCTCAAGGATTAAAAAAAACGGAGTGGCCTTAAGGCCACTCCGAGGTAGGGGAGGTTATACCCGGGATATGTGATGCTTTCCCCCAAAGTCAATATGAGGGGCGTGAAAAAACACGCATCATGTTGAAAGGGAAAAGTTTTCCACCCCAGATCAACGGCCCTGCCGGCGTTGCTGCCCCTGGATCAATGCCCGTGCGCCGCAAGCCGGTCACGGAGCCGGTAATACTCCATCGCCAGCGGCAGAAACCAGGGATTGCCGCTGTAGAAGGGAAGTGTTCGCATCGGCAAGGTGCTGAAAGCAGTTTCGGCATCCTGACCGAGAATCATGAAGGCGGATTTCTGGCCGAGCCATCTTGCCCAGACCGTGCCGGACCCGCAGAAACCCGTTGGATAGATAATGCCATCATGAACGGCAAGTTTCGGGAGTTGATCAAAGGGAAAGGCGACAAAACCGGACCAGTAATGTTCAATCGCGGCATCAGCCAGTTCCGGGAAGATCGCGGCCAGCCCCTGATGAAGCCTGGCCTGGGCCTGATCATCTGCCCGGTGCATGCGCCGCCCGCCAAGCAGGATGCGGCTGCCATCGGGTGAAGGTCGGTAATAATGCCCGAGCGCCTTGTTCTCACCAAACATGTTCAGTTTCGGCATCAGTGCCCGGACCTGATTGGCGCCGAGGTGTTCGGT is a window of Alphaproteobacteria bacterium LSUCC0684 DNA encoding:
- a CDS encoding antibiotic biosynthesis monooxygenase, whose product is MHVVIFEFTPHEGAATDRYFELAGDLRSEIEKQPGFISVQRFEHVQEKGRFVSISTWESEAAIRDWKANLTHQKAQNEGKTTLFKDYRIRVAEVIRDYTLKD
- a CDS encoding cob(I)yrinic acid a,c-diamide adenosyltransferase, whose amino-acid sequence is MVKLNKIYTRTGDDGETSLVNGHRVSKHSLRPSAFGAVDEVNSILGICRLHTGALEDRRFDDMLARIQNDLFDLGADLATPITDTPGKHDLRISESQVKRLESEIDAMNAELEPLNSFVLPGGSPAAAHIHLARAQTRRAEREMTLLATQEAVGEPAMQFINRLSDHLFVLARYINKQDGSDVLWKPGLNA
- a CDS encoding DUF2256 domain-containing protein, with protein sequence MAKMRKKADLPRKTCLACGLDFTWRRKWARDWEHIRFCSERCRKTGSRYHPAPEKITD
- the folD gene encoding bifunctional methylenetetrahydrofolate dehydrogenase/methenyltetrahydrofolate cyclohydrolase FolD, which codes for MSSAKIIDGKAFAEKLTGRIAEAVADFTSAGHPRPGLAVVLVGEDPASQVYVRNKIRTTEASGMRSIEHRLDASTSQEELLELIHSLNQDDEIDGILVQLPLPRQINADAVINAIDPDKDVDGFHVINVGRLSVGLPSHVPCTPYGCLMLLRDHFGGELSGRSAVVVGRSNIVGKPMAQLLLAESCTVTIAHSRTKNLPDICRAADIVVAAVGRPEMITGDWIGDGAVVIDVGINRVPAPERGEGKHRLTGDVEFGTATAKAGAITPVPGGVGPMTIACLLRNTMVSAARRRGVEVPASIG
- a CDS encoding NAD(P)/FAD-dependent oxidoreductase; this encodes MTSSTMPRCAIIGAGLAGVTLARSLEGLARVRIFEKSRGLGGRMSTRRHDVFTFDHGAQYFTVKGEGFRKFLEPYFRDGTVRPWQTRFVRMDADGNLSDRAMTSTPWVACPGMTGLVKAMASRLDCRHEITISRIRKKGGLWQLLDAEGMVQGEAEWVITAIPARQASGLLPEEFQGRSALEQVRMLGCFSLMLGFETPLPLDFGACFVEDQPVGFMAENGTKPGGEPMGSLTVQARNAWAEDMLEAPEEAAAIMAEWLKERVDIRVKDAACKRFHRWRYASVDTPLGAAFLLDEDLGLGAIGDWCIRGRVESAYDSAAALGARMKEMLD
- a CDS encoding FAD-binding domain-containing protein is translated as MPIRIEPPIRIEPKEFHSREALADHVAAITPGITRTQTSPIAGHQMVLKARLDALDPAGYGRSRNFFDGKVSRLSCFIRHGMISLNQVRNLALDRVGKPDEAEKFIQELAWRDYWRRVQQAHPDWIWHDVEAYKTGYTPADYADHLDDDIREGRSGVAAIDDIITLLKTTGYIHNHARMYLAAYIVHWRRIKWQAGARFMLEYLLDADMASNNLSWQWIASTFSRKPYIFNLENMRRYAGNQINTSEDQNRPLDASYDELTARLFPHIGEAEDA
- a CDS encoding DUF1127 domain-containing protein — translated: MAKNILNRSLVASNDNASKIKPMSFAVNIYHWIKISGIVSSLEQLDDRTLEDIGVNRVDIRRFARDFVKNEGKTAA
- a CDS encoding twin transmembrane helix small protein → MAWQYILLIIAMLSVLGVLFWGIGTMARGGEYNVRWSNTIMRWRVVLQAIALVIFVVLLLLGTGD
- a CDS encoding rhodanese-like domain-containing protein → MKSAKDFLAEANAVVPRISGEEAMGHYGKDESVFIDVRDSQDIAKTGTIRGALRIPRGFIEFAADDTTPFHQEALSRDREIYLVCAAGGQAALAGKTLVDMGYSKVTNIGGIGEWKEAGGAMDDA
- a CDS encoding YggT family protein, which translates into the protein MIINLLNLVNLLVSLYVWTMLAYVLSSWLIAFRIINPYQPFVRMIMQALSALHDPILEPIRRWQYRLIPNLGGLDLSPVVALIVVEFLIAPLIRSALISLLT